A stretch of the Drosophila sulfurigaster albostrigata strain 15112-1811.04 chromosome 2L, ASM2355843v2, whole genome shotgun sequence genome encodes the following:
- the LOC133850006 gene encoding tetraspanin-17 isoform X1, whose translation MPAVRKYRRETSEISCCLKYLLFTSNVLIWMAALLVLAIGIWAWTEKDMFRNISKLTFIALDPAFVLIILGTITFMLGFMGSVGALRENTCLLGAYAIFLSVLLLSEIGFCGLAFVLKDKGWIKDQATEGLRAFIKHYREDPDQQNLIDWIQEDWLQCCGIDGPKDWDSNNYFNCSSIAIGSREACGVPFSCCRRRPQEVIKNKQCGYDVRKEGYNGELSKIIYEKGCVQAGEEWIEHNLIIISTAAIGVMFFQILGICFAQNLRADIYTQKSKWH comes from the exons ATGCCTGCGGTGCGAAAATATCGACGCGAAACAAGTGAAATCAGTTGCTGCCTCAAATACTTGCTCTTCACCAGCAATGTACTCATCTGGATGGCAGCGCTTCTTGTCCTCGCTATTGGCATTTGGGCCTGGACCGAGAAGGATATGTTCCGCAACATTAGCAAACTAACATTCATTGCCTTGGATCCCGCTTTCGTACTCATCATACTGGGCACCATCACATTTATGCTCGGCTTTATGGGCAGTGTGGGAGCGTTGCGTGAAAATACTTGTCTTCTGGGAGCT TATGCCATATTTTTGAGCGTGCTGCTGCTCAGCGAAATTGGTTTCTGTGGCCTGGCATTTGTGCTCAAGGACAAAGGCTGG ATTAAAGATCAGGCCACGGAGGGCTTGCGCGCCTTTATCAAGCATTATCGCGAGGATCCCGATCAACAGAACTTAATTGATTGGATTCAAGAGGATTGGCTGCAATGCTGTGGCATTGATGGACCCAAGGACTGGGATAGCAACAACTATTTCAATTGTTCGTCCATTGCTATTGGCAGTCGAGAGGCCTGCGGTGTGCCCTTCTCCTGCTGTCGCCGTCGACCGCAGGAGGTAATTAAGAACAAGCAATGTGGTTACGATGTGCGCAAGGAGGGCTAC aATGGAGAGTTATCAAAGATCATTTATGAAAAAGGCTGCGTTCAGGCTGGCGAAGAGTGGATCgagcataatttaattataatttcaacgGCCGCCATTGGTGTTATGTTTTTCCAG ATCCTCGGCATTTGTTTTGCGCAGAATTTACGTGCCGATATCTATACGCAAAAATCGAAATGGCACTGA
- the LOC133850006 gene encoding tetraspanin-17 isoform X2 gives MPAVRKYRRETSEISCCLKYLLFTSNVLIWMAALLVLAIGIWAWTEKDMFRNISKLTFIALDPAFVLIILGTITFMLGFMGSVGALRENTCLLGAYAIFLSVLLLSEIGFCGLAFVLKDKGWIKDQATEGLRAFIKHYREDPDQQNLIDWIQEDWLQCCGIDGPKDWDSNNYFNCSSIAIGSREACGVPFSCCRRRPQEVIKNKQCGYDVRKEGYPVDRNIHERGCLRAGEDWLETHLIGVAASCVALLIMQILGICFAQNLRADIYTQKSKWH, from the exons ATGCCTGCGGTGCGAAAATATCGACGCGAAACAAGTGAAATCAGTTGCTGCCTCAAATACTTGCTCTTCACCAGCAATGTACTCATCTGGATGGCAGCGCTTCTTGTCCTCGCTATTGGCATTTGGGCCTGGACCGAGAAGGATATGTTCCGCAACATTAGCAAACTAACATTCATTGCCTTGGATCCCGCTTTCGTACTCATCATACTGGGCACCATCACATTTATGCTCGGCTTTATGGGCAGTGTGGGAGCGTTGCGTGAAAATACTTGTCTTCTGGGAGCT TATGCCATATTTTTGAGCGTGCTGCTGCTCAGCGAAATTGGTTTCTGTGGCCTGGCATTTGTGCTCAAGGACAAAGGCTGG ATTAAAGATCAGGCCACGGAGGGCTTGCGCGCCTTTATCAAGCATTATCGCGAGGATCCCGATCAACAGAACTTAATTGATTGGATTCAAGAGGATTGGCTGCAATGCTGTGGCATTGATGGACCCAAGGACTGGGATAGCAACAACTATTTCAATTGTTCGTCCATTGCTATTGGCAGTCGAGAGGCCTGCGGTGTGCCCTTCTCCTGCTGTCGCCGTCGACCGCAGGAGGTAATTAAGAACAAGCAATGTGGTTACGATGTGCGCAAGGAGGGCTAC CCTGTGGATAGGAATATTCATGAGCGTGGATGTTTGCGCGCTGGCGAGGATTGGCTAGAAACGCATTTAATAGGCGTCGCAGCCTCGTGCGTTGCACTGCTCATTATGCAG ATCCTCGGCATTTGTTTTGCGCAGAATTTACGTGCCGATATCTATACGCAAAAATCGAAATGGCACTGA
- the LOC133850006 gene encoding tetraspanin-17 isoform X3: MPAVRKYRRETSEISCCLKYLLFTSNVLIWMAALLVLAIGIWAWTEKDMFRNISKLTFIALDPAFVLIILGTITFMLGFMGSVGALRENTCLLGAYAIFLSVLLLSEIGFCGLAFVLKDKGWIKDQATEGLRAFIKHYREDPDQQNLIDWIQEDWLQCCGIDGPKDWDSNNYFNCSSIAIGSREACGVPFSCCRRRPQEVIKNKQCGYDVRKEGYPVDRNIHERGCLRAGEDWLETHLIGVAASCVALLIMQNGELSKIIYEKGCVQAGEEWIEHNLIIISTAAIGVMFFQILGICFAQNLRADIYTQKSKWH; the protein is encoded by the exons ATGCCTGCGGTGCGAAAATATCGACGCGAAACAAGTGAAATCAGTTGCTGCCTCAAATACTTGCTCTTCACCAGCAATGTACTCATCTGGATGGCAGCGCTTCTTGTCCTCGCTATTGGCATTTGGGCCTGGACCGAGAAGGATATGTTCCGCAACATTAGCAAACTAACATTCATTGCCTTGGATCCCGCTTTCGTACTCATCATACTGGGCACCATCACATTTATGCTCGGCTTTATGGGCAGTGTGGGAGCGTTGCGTGAAAATACTTGTCTTCTGGGAGCT TATGCCATATTTTTGAGCGTGCTGCTGCTCAGCGAAATTGGTTTCTGTGGCCTGGCATTTGTGCTCAAGGACAAAGGCTGG ATTAAAGATCAGGCCACGGAGGGCTTGCGCGCCTTTATCAAGCATTATCGCGAGGATCCCGATCAACAGAACTTAATTGATTGGATTCAAGAGGATTGGCTGCAATGCTGTGGCATTGATGGACCCAAGGACTGGGATAGCAACAACTATTTCAATTGTTCGTCCATTGCTATTGGCAGTCGAGAGGCCTGCGGTGTGCCCTTCTCCTGCTGTCGCCGTCGACCGCAGGAGGTAATTAAGAACAAGCAATGTGGTTACGATGTGCGCAAGGAGGGCTAC CCTGTGGATAGGAATATTCATGAGCGTGGATGTTTGCGCGCTGGCGAGGATTGGCTAGAAACGCATTTAATAGGCGTCGCAGCCTCGTGCGTTGCACTGCTCATTATGCAG aATGGAGAGTTATCAAAGATCATTTATGAAAAAGGCTGCGTTCAGGCTGGCGAAGAGTGGATCgagcataatttaattataatttcaacgGCCGCCATTGGTGTTATGTTTTTCCAG ATCCTCGGCATTTGTTTTGCGCAGAATTTACGTGCCGATATCTATACGCAAAAATCGAAATGGCACTGA
- the LOC133849975 gene encoding lysine-specific demethylase 5, protein MSGKAEADSSQVANAGGGSGQGSNSNGTVTPARRLRTRNSTGSGSESAKKSHSHNNNNNNSNNNNNEAAAASNEGSSITTTTSSTPVTAASASLAAPSSVERPMPSVPMNHASSSVSASKKYHNSCPHPTPSVHKKSLHTKPHSTNKFDQSKNEEFHFDTPPECPVFRPTAEEFKNPLAYISKIRSVAEKCGIAKILPPEKWSPPFAVDVDKLQFVPRVQRLNELEAKTRVKLNFLDQIAKFWELQGSSLKIPMVERKALDLYTLHRIVHEEGGMEQTTKERKWAKVANRMQYPSSKSVGATLKAHYERILHPFEVYTSGKVLGPGGAAAGGSAVGGTPVKLEDCGTDYKAHEIPTRQQIAPPNENNTRRSKRFGNSNASCGLVGQAGKPGAAGPGGVTIKTETKEDFKRDLLSSFNAVNSTGTGGANQAGGAVATPNTRATQKKASTEPQQQLLIDPLMKYICHICNRGDVEASMLLCDGCDDSYHTFCLLPPLSSIPKGEWLCPRCVVEEVSKPQEAFGFEQAEREYTLQEFGQMADQFKQEYFRKPVHLVPTEQVEREFWRIVSSIDEDVTVEYGADLHTMDHGSGFPTRSSLYLLPGDQEYAESSWNLNNLPLLEDSILGHINADISGMNAPWMYVGMCFAAFCWHNEDHWSYSINYLHWGEPKTWYGVPGSCAEQFEETMKRAAPELFSSQPDLLHQLVTIMNPNILMNNGVPVYRTDQHAGEFVITFPRAYHAGFNQGYNFAEAVNFAPADWLKMGRECVNHYSMLRRFCVFSHDELVCKMALEPAKLTFGIATACYIDMAEMVDTEKKLRKSLLEWGVTRAERRAFELVNDDERHCQECNTTCFLSAVACECNDKLIVCLRHYTVLCGCAPEKHTLIYRYTLDEMPLMLQKLKVKAHSFERWLSRCRDIVDAKGPTSVTLSELQELCKEADNKKFPPSLLIDRLNAAAIEAEKCVTVIQQLGINKVRTRSDHNQEAAQYKLTMEELELFVQEIDNLCCIIDEGASVRELLLLGRQFVERAEAQLQLSLEALEENDLETLINEGSSLRIELQQLDHLQKRLKQCKWYKRSQGLRETSSKLTYNDVKTLLHTAAADLDPTDPYVDREMRKLQHIGAAIEAWESQAAKYFRRLNQQHELTEIEQFLKSATDINGQVPSHGLLKDALRKAREWLRSVEQLQQNNHVTYCHTLEAMIERGLSIPLQLEELSRMQGHLNSAHQWKENTAQAFLKKGTFYTLLEVLMPRADAINIDSDLKPRFQDDFLKDKNPAEIVASFKHAEEQELRDMRDLRRQNMSKNMLRDMFCLCKSEFRGLMHNCQLCRDWFHDDCVPPPPTAHTLVLPQQQNGGGAVNGGGVSTMPVQPKWLCPSCVRSKRPRLETILPLLVQLQQLPMRLPEDEALRCLAERAMNWQDRARKALSSPDVSAALEAILSQQQLQQQQKRRCESNSNNSAVLGLGNINSPRKPRRGHNSSSKLDNNATTTPRSESDAEDADDVDDDDDDDECRLRIVEDGYSNDEDDQLQQRLATSNAQSGNNNNSNNSSSNSTDLLKLLSDSEIENLLELMMEGDLLEVSLDETQELWRILETMPPSKLQAEAKARVLQHLQQQQQQRQQQQQQQPSSTTITPNNTVASSSSIHSGAEDSNDSLLVQNSPSPGTGSGNGGNAGNVHGGARSKKRRSNDASSGNAAVPRKKQNTPKQTPGKKSATLRKSDSKASTSPGVDADAENKQANGGNTTAAAAATGAAGGAAAVANTPTPAAAGHKKRKRTTTTNNNNNNTSSNSNAASNANPTGGSNNTPAGGGGQKKHAQRTQQTAQEDDEEECRAENCHKPTGREVDWVQCDGGCNEWFHMYCVGLNRSQIKADDDYICIRCSKTVSVGVAGSSGSASLTVTTTTTSSLTLSTTTTPAKQRAAQSAR, encoded by the exons ATGTCCGGCAAAGCCGAGGCGGACAGTAGCCAAGTCGCCAACgctggcggcggcagcggccaAGGCAGCAACTCCAATGGCACCGTGACACCAGCGCGACGCCTGCGCACACGCAACTCAACTGGAAGTGGCAGCGAGTCGGCCAAGAAGAGCCATAgccacaataataataacaacaacagcaacaataacaataacgagGCTGCAGCGGCAAGCAATGAAGGATCATCCataaccacaacaacatcatcgaCGCCAGTAACTGCTGCATCTGCATCATTAGCAGCACCTAGTTCCGTGGAACGTCCAATGCCCAGCGTGCCGATGAATCATGCCAGCAGCAGTGTCTCGGCCAGCAAGAAGTATCATAACAGTTGTCCACATCCGACGCCATCGGTGCACAAGAAGTCGCTGCACACGAAGCCGCACAGCACCAACAAATTCGATCAGAGCAAGAATGAGGAATTCCACTTTGATACACCGCCCGAGTGTCCAGTGTTTCGACCCACAGCCGAAGAGTTTAAGAATCCCCTCGCCTACATCAGCAAGATACGCTCTGTTGCTGAGAAGTGTGGTATTGCCAAAATCTTGCCACCGGAGAAATGGTCGCCGCCATTTGCCGTCGATGTGGACAAACTGCAGTTTGTGCCGCGCGTGCAGCGACTCAATGAGCTGGAGGCCAAGACGCGTGTCAAGTTGAATTTCTTGGATCAAATTGCCAAATTCTGGGAACTGCAGGGTTCCTCATTAAAAATACCAATGGTGGAGCGCAAGGCATTGGATTTGTATACGTTGCATCGCATTGTGCACGAAGAGGGCGGCATGGAGCAGACCACCAAGGAGCGCAAATGGGCAAAGGTGGCTAATCGCATGCAGTATCCATCCAGCAAAAGTGTTGGCGCCACCCTCAAGGCGCACTATGAACGCATATTACATCCCTTTGAGGTGTACACATCTGGCAAAGTGCTGGGACCTGGAGGTGCGGCTGCAGGTGGTTCTGCTGTGGGTGGCACGCCCGTCAAGCTGGAGGATTGCGGTACTGATTACAAGGCACACGAGATACCCACACGCCAACAGATTGCACCGCCCAATGAGAACAATACACGTCGCTCCAAGCGTTTTGGCAATTCAAATGCCAGCTGCGGTTTGGTCGGTCAGGCCGGTAAACCTGGTGCAGCTGGCCCTGGAGGAGTCACCATCAAGACCGAGACCAAGGAGGATTTCAAACGGGATCTTCTTAGCAGCTTCAATGCCGTCAATTCAACTGGAACTGGCGGCGCTAATCAAGCAGGAGGTGCTGTTGCCACTCCGAATACACGTGCCACGCAAAAGAAGGCGAGCACagaaccacagcaacagctgctcaTTGATCCACTGATGAAGTACATCTGTCATATTTGCAATCGTGGCGATGTTGAGGCCTCCATGCTGCTGTGCGATGGCTGCGACGATAGCTATCACACTTTCTGCTTGTTGCCACCACTAAGCAGCATACCAAAAG GTGAATGGCTCTGTCCGCGTTGCGTTGTGGAGGAAGTGAGCAAGCCGCAAGAGGCCTTTGGCTTCGAGCAGGCGGAACGTGAGTACACATTGCAGGAGTTTGGCCAAATGGCCGATCAGTTTAAGCAGGAATATTTCCGCAAACCGGTGCACTTGGTGCCCACCGAGCAGGTGGAGCGCGAATTCTGGCGCATTGTCTCGTCCATCGACGAGGATGTGACCGTGGAGTATGGCGCCGATTTGCATACCATGGATCATGGTTCTGGTTTTCCAACACGCAGCTCTCTCTATTTGCTGCCTGGGGATCAGGAGTACGCCGAATCCAGttggaatttaaataatctaCCACTGCTGGAGGATTCAATATTGGGGCACATTAATGCCGATATTAGCGGCATGAATGCGCCCTGGATGTATGTGGGCATGTGCTTTGCGGCATTTTGCTGGCACAATGAGGATCATTGGAGCTATTCGATTAACTATTTGCATTGGGGCGAACCAAAGACCTGGTACGGTGTTCCCGGCTCGTGTGCCGAACAGTTTGAAGAGACCATGAAGCGTGCAGCGCCCGAATTGTTCTCCTCGCAACCAGATTTATTGCATCAACTGGTAACGATTATGAATCCCAACATCTTGATGAACAATGGGGTGCCCGTGTATCGCACCGATCAGCATGCCGGCGAGTTTGTGATCACCTTTCCGCGTGCTTATCATGCCGGCTTCAATCAAGGCTACAATTTCGCCGAGGCCGTTAACTTTGCGCCCGCCGATTGGTTGAAAATGGGACGCGAGTGCGTCAATCATTATTCGATGCTTCGACGCTTTTGCGTTTTCTCACATGACGAACTCGTCTGCAAGATGGCTTTGGAGCCGGCCAAACTGACATTTGGCATTGCCACCGCCTGCTACATTGATATGGCCGAAATGGTGGACACCGAGAAGAAACTGCGCAAATCCCTCTTGGAGTGGGGCGTCACACGAGCAGAAAGACGCGCCTTTGAGCTGGTCAACGATGATGAACGTCATTGTCAGGAGTGTAACACCACATGCTTCCTCTCGGCCGTGGCCTGCGAGTGCAATGACAAGCTGATTGTCTGTCTGCGCCATTACACAGTGCTCTGTGGTTGTGCGCCAGAGAAGCATACGCTCATCTATCGCTATACGTTGGACGAGATGCCATTGATGCTGCAAAAGCTGAAAGTGAAGGCGCATAGCTTTGAGCGTTGGTTATCGCGTTGTCGCGATATTGTCGATGCCAAGGGACCGACATCGGTGACGCTCTCCGAACTCCAGGAGTTGTGCAAGGAGGCGGACAACAAGAAGTTTCCACCTTCGTTGCTTATCGATCGATTAAATGCCGCTGCAATTGAGGCAGAGAAATGCGTTACAGTCATACAACAGCTGGGCATCAATAAG gTGCGTACGCGCTCAGATCACAATCAGGAGGCGGCACAATACAAACTAACCATGGAGGAGTTAGAGCTATTTGTACAGGAGATTGACAATCTATGCTGCATCATCGATGAGGGCGCCTCGGTGCGTGAACTACTGCTGCTGGGTCGACAATTTGTGGAGCGTGCCGAGGCACAGCTGCAACTCTCACTGGAGGCACTCGAGGAGAACGATCTGGAGACTCTGATAAATGAGGGCAGCTCGTTGCGCATAGAGTTGCAGCAACTGGATCATTTGCAGAAGCGACTCAAGCAGTGCAAATGGTACAAGCGGTCGCAGGGTTTACGCGAGACAAGCTCCAAATTGACCTACAACGATGTCAAGACGTTGCTGCACACAGCTGCCGCAGATTTGGATCCTACGGATCCGTATGTAGATCGTGAGATGCGCAAATTGCAGCACATTGGTGCGGCAATCGAAGCATGGGAATCGCAGGCAGCCAAATATTTCCGACGACTCAATCAACAGCACGAACTAACCGAGATTGAGCAATTTCTGAAGTCGGCCACCGACATCAATGGACAAGTGCCATCGCATGGCTTGCTCAAGGACGCATTGCGTAAGGCACGCGAATGGCTGCGCTCAGTGGAGCAATTGCAGCAGAACAATCATGTGACCTACTGTCACACGCTGGAGGCGATGATTGAGCGCGGTTTAAGCATACCGCTGCAGCTGGAGGAGCTTAGCCGGATGCAGGGCCATTTAAATAGCGCGCATCAGTGGAAGGAGAATACGGCACAAGCCTTTTTAAAGAAGGGCACATTCTATACACTTCTAGAGGTGCTGATGCCGCGCGCAGATGCCATTAACATTGACTCGGATCTCAAGCCGCGTTTCCAAGATGATTTCCTCAAGGATAAGAATCCCGCCGAAATTGTGGCCAGCTTCAAGCATGCCGAGGAGCAAGAGTTGCGTGACATGCGCGACTTACGGCGCCAGAATATGTCCAAGAATATGCTGCGCGATATGTTTTGTCTCTGCAAATCGGAATTTCGTGGCCTCATGCACAATTGTCAGTTGTGCCGCGACTGGTTCCACGATGATTGCGTGCCTCCACCGCCAACAGCACACACGCTAGTTCTGCCACAACAGCAGAATGGTGGTGGAGCAGTCAACGGTGGTGGTGTGAGTACAATGCCGGTGCAACCAAAGTGGTTGTGTCCGAGTTGTGTGCGCTCAAAGCGACCGCGTTTGGAGACCATCTTGCCGCTGCtggtgcaactgcaacagctgccCATGCGTCTGCCTGAGGATGAAGCGCTGCGTTGCTTGGCCGAGCGTGCAATGAACTGGCAGGATCGTGCACGCAAAGCACTGAGCAGTCCCGATGTTAGCGCCGCCTTGGAAGCCATTctcagccaacaacaactgcagcagcagcaaaagcgtCGTTgcgaaagcaacagcaacaatagtgCCGTCCTTGGGCTGGGCAACATAAACAGTCCACGAAAGCCGCGACGAGGACACAATTCTTCGTCAAAGCTGGAtaacaatgcaacaacaacgccacgCTCTGAATCGGATGCGGAGGATGCAGATGATGtggatgacgacgatgatgatgatgagtgcCGGCTGCGCATTGTTGAGGATGGCTATAGCAACGATGAGGACGAccaactgcagcagcgactgGCGACGAGTAATGCAcaaagcggcaacaacaataacagtaacaacagcagcagcaacagcactgATCTCTTGAAACTACTCTCCGACAGCGAAATTGAGAATCTGCTCGAGTTGATGATGGAGGGTGATTTGCTGGAAGTGTCGTTGGACGAGACGCAAGAGTTGTGGCGTATTTTGGAAACGATGCCGCCATCGAAGCTGCAGGCAGAGGCCAAAGCCCGTGTGCTGCAGCatttgcaacaacagcagcagcaacgacaacagcaacagcagcaacaaccctCCTCTACAACAATCACACCCAACAACACAGTAGCCTCCTCATCCAGCATACACAGCGGAGCCGAAGATTCCAATGACAGTCTGCTAGTGCAAAATAGTCCAAGTCCTGGCACTGGCAGTGGCAATGGCGGTAATGCTGGTAACGTCCATGGCGGGGCACGCAGCAAGAAGCGGCGCTCCAATGATGCTAGCAGTGGCAATGCTGCAGTGCCGCGCAAGAAACAGAACACACCGAAACAGACGCCGGGCAAGAAGTCAGCAACACTGCGGAAAAGTGACAGCAAGGCGAGCACATCGCCTGGTGTCGATGCGGATGCGGAAAACAAGCAGGCGAATGGTGGCAacaccacagcagcagctgctgcaactggGGCAGCGGGCGGAGCGGCGGCGGTAGCGAATACGCCAACGCCCGCGGCAGCGGGGCATAAAAAACGTAAGCGCACCACAACcactaacaacaataacaacaacaccagcagcaataGTAATGCAGCGAGCAACGCGAATCCAACaggaggcagcaacaacacgccAGCAGGCGGCGGTGGGCAAAAGAAGCATGCGCAACGCACACAGCAAACCGCGCAGGAAGACGACGAGGAGGAGTGCCGAGCGGAGAATTGCCATAAGCCGACGGGGCGAGAAGTGGACTGGGTGCAATGCGATGGTGGCTGCAATGAGTGGTTTCACATGTATTGTGTGGGTCTGAATCGCAGTCAGATTAAAGCAGACGACGACTACATTTGCATACGCTGTTCCAAGACTGTGagtgtgggcgtggccggcagcagcggcagcgccaGTTTAAccgtaacaactacaacaaccagCAGCCTCACATTGAGCACAACGACGACGCCAGCCAAGCAGCGGGCAGCGCAGTCGGCACGGTAG
- the LOC133850001 gene encoding sphingolipid delta(4)-desaturase DES1, giving the protein MGQKVSRTDFEWVYTEEPHASRRKIILEKYPQIKKLFGHDPNFKWIAGAMVLTQILALFIVKDLSWPWLLVLAYCFGGILNHSLMLAVHEISHNLAFGHSRPMHNRILGFICNLPIGLPMSISFKKYHLEHHRYQGDEVIDTDIPTLLEARLFDTTFGKFMWVCLQPFFYIFRPLVINPKPPTRLEIINTIIQLTFNAAVVYFIGWKAMAYLILGSILAMGLHPVAGHFISEHYMFAKGFETYSYYGPLNWITFNVGYHNEHHDFPAVPGSRLPEVKRIAKEFYETMPQHTSWTRVLYDFVMDPSVGPYARVKRRQRGLAS; this is encoded by the exons atgggACAAAAAGTGTCGCGCACCGACTTCGAATGGGTTTATACGGAAGAACCGCATGCCTCACGTCGCAAAATTATACTCGAGAAATATCCACAAATCAAGAAACTGTTTGGTCATGATCCGAACTTTAAATGGATTGCCGGCGCAATGGTGTTGACCCAAATACTGGCGTTGTTCATTGTCAAGGACTTGTCGTGGCCCTGGCTGTTAGTGTTGGCCTATTGCTTTGGCGGCATTCTGAATCATTCACTCATGTTGGCGGTGCACGAAATATCGCATAATCTTGCCTTCGGCCACAGCCGCCCCATGCATAATCGGATCTTGGGCTTCATTTGCAATCTGCCCATAGGACTGCCGATGAGCATATcgtttaaaaaatatcatcTCGAGCATCATCG CTATCAAGGCGACGAGGTGATTGATACAGATATCCCAACGCTACTGGAGGCCCGATTGTTCGACACAACCTTTGGCAAATTCATGTGGGTGTGTCTGCAGCCCTTCTTCTACATTTTCCGTCCGCTGGTGATCAACCCAAAGCCACCGACACGCCTGGAGATCATCAATACGATCATCCAGTTGACATTCAATGCTGCCGTCGTCTACTTTATTGGTTGGAAGGCGATGGCCTATCTGATACTCGGCTCGATTCTAGCCATGGGACTGCATCCGGTGGCGGGGCATTTTATATCCGAGCACTATATGTTTGCCAAGGGATTTGAGACGTACTCGTATTATGGCCCACTCAATTGGATCACCTTCAATGTGGGCTATCACAACGAGCATCACGATTTTCCGGCTGTGCCTGGCTCTCGGCTGCCGGAGGTGAAGCGCATCGCCAAGGAGTTCTACGAGACGATGCCACAGCACACCAGCTGGACACGTGTGCTGTACGATTTTGTGATGGATCCCTCTGTGGGTCCATACGCGCGTGTCAAGCGCCGACAGCGCGGATTGGCCTCCTAA